tcatgagtttcttaccttggatagagaagagaaatcatgacaataaggagttagaaacaatgttgtagggttagtaggctttttaggttaatgggtggtgttttagagatgggtggtgtagtgatagggcctaggtagtgtgtgtgtgtgtgtgtagtgtgtgttggaaattgtTCCAAGAGTTGGGACCTACttagaaatccatgcacaccacccctaggtgggccacatgatcatgatcgagggcttagaaaatgaaatgcacccaacttacgatctacacatcggatggatgcacaagaggCGTCGTTGGAACTGTggtgacgatgcggtcacaatggcataggtctcaactcgattcgagtcgggtcttcacgactgggctcacggatgaccgcaaacattatccaagggtcacgggtcgccgggattcgaacggtaggaccgtgggatcaagatggacggaatgcatactcacacacacacatgcacacatgcgaacttgagtcgggtctcacaaccctccccaccaacaaagaaattccaTCCTCAAAATTGAACAATctaagacaaaataaaagacaaaacaccaccatcatatagcaatcatcatataaggaaggcaatataaacaatcatatatcaatcaatcatcaaataaatggggataacaTTCTCTAATCTCAGCTttgcgttcccaagacgcctcggcctctgaatgatgaccccattgtacCTTCACCAAGTGAAcaaccttggtcctgaggacctgctccttccaatcaaggattcGAATCGGTTGCTCAATATAgtaagcatcctcatggaccttaagtggctaccaatcaatcacaagaatagtgtctgacccatatctccacaacatagaaacatggaatacaTCGTGGATTGCAGATAACTcaagaggtaaggcaagcctataggccacagcgcccacacgctcggtaatctcaaaaggtccgatgaatctcggggcaagcttgcccttcacaccaaagcgaaccacgcccttcataagcgagaccttgagatacgcCATGTCCCCGACTTTGAACTCGAGGGGTTGACGCCGACAATCAGCAAAAATCTTCTACCGGCTCTAAGCTGTGCTCATCCTccgcctgataacatcaataacctctgacgtctgcagcacaagctcgggacctaagagacgacgctctccaacctcggtccaacaactaggagatctgcacggtctgccataaagtgcctcaaaaggagccatgccgatagttgtctgatagttgttgttgtacgcgaactcggcgaggcgcatatgatcatccaactgcccgcaaagttgatcacacaagccctgatcatatcctcaaggatctggttgacccttttggtTTGCCCATCCGTCTGCAGATGATATACGGTGctaagatgcaaagtgacccccaatgcctgttgaaaactccttcaaaactgagacgtaaatctggagtctcggtctgaaacgatcgaaactgggatgtcgtgcagtctcactatctcctcaatgaatatctttgctaaccggtccatagaccaggatgaacgtactggaatgaaatgagccgacttcatcagacgatcgacgataacccagatggtatcatgaccacactgagtcctcagcaaacctgcgatgaagtccatcgatacatgctcccacttccactctggaacactcaacggctgcaagggaccagggggtctctgatgatcggccttaacatgctggcatgtgtcacactcggccacaaaactcacaatctggcgcttcatcccctgccagaactactgcctcctcatatcacgatacatcttcgtggagcccacgtggatagtaagtctcgataggtgtgcctcggtcatcagatctcgATGCAACTTTAGAAcatctgggacacacaatcggcctctgaagcgtaatccaccatcggaaccaatctgccagtctgactgctctacGGATGCGGCcactgctcggtactcctgaagtgactcgtccgtctgctgagcctcgatcaccctggccactaaggagggttgaatcgacaagctcgaaagctgaacaatggaagactgcagaccaaactcaaagtcaaactctgatacatcctcaaccatctgccactcacgcaccatcatctgtgccaccaggcctcgtggctagcGGTTGAGCgggtccgccaccacgtttgccttgcccgggtggtactggaggttaaaatcatagtctttcagcaaatccatccatcgcctctgttgtaggttcaactcaaactgtgaaaatagatacttcaagctcttatgatccgagaagagctcgaacctaagcccatatagataatgcctccacacctttagtgcgaagacaactgctgcgagctccaaatcatgagtggggtagttcaactcatggaccttgagctggcgcgagaCATCCGCCActagcttcccgtgctgcatcataCAGCAACCAAGCTAACTCTAGAGGCATCAGTGAAAACAACGAAACCCCCACTCTCATCAGGAATAGTGAgaacaggagtggacgtgaggcggtccttcgactccgtaaatgccttctcgcaagcgtcactccagacaaactcgacgcccttccgcgtcaaccgggttagcggtgctgcaatatgggagaaaccctcgataaaccgtcggtaatatcccgctagaccaaggaagctgcgaatctcggatgcgttcgtgggctggccccaccgacgcactgcagcaacctttgaggggtccacatcgacaccctccctcgtcaccatgtgaccgagaaacttcatctcctcctgccaaaactcacacttctccagcttcgcatacaactggtgggcacggagggtctcaagcacaatccgcaggtgctcagcatggtcctctcaagtcctcgaatatacaagaatgtcatcaatgaataccaccacgaattgATCAAGGAACGgtcgaaaaacctcattcatcagctgcatgaatatagcgggcgcgttggtcaatccaaacgacatgatcaggaactcgaagtgaccataacgtgtccggaaagctgtcttcggaatgtcctcctctcggacccgaatctgatggtaaccagaacgcaagtctatcttggaaaaatactgtgcaccctgcaactgatcgaacaagtcatcaatacggggaagcaggtatcggttcttgatggtgactctgttgagctcacgataatctacacagagtcgcaatgaaccatccttcttcttcacaaacaataccggggctccccaaggtgaactactgagacaaatgaaacctaactcccaaagctcatccaactgctcctgcagttccctcaactccaacggtgccatccggtaggaggccttcgagatgggcgcagtaccgggcaccaaatcaatctggaactccacctgccgacgtggagacaaacccgggatctcctgaaacacatctgggtactcacaaacaactggcagcagctcaatactctctgccacagaatcctcaacgactgaagccaagaaactagataacgactctcctctaggTTCAACAACGAACTGGAATACTgacaagcctggaatgtgaaacgtaaccgtcctcgcggcacagtctaagatggcaccatattctgcaagccagtccatacccagaatcacatcaaaacctgacatcggcatcatgaacagatcggtaggaaggaacatctcgcccactagcACCGAGCAAGAAGGACAGCGAAGGGTCAATATCATAGACTTCCCTATGGGAGTCGAAACGTCAAagcctcagacacggactccgatggaataccgatcgatcgacaaaactgctcggccacaaaagaatgagaggcaccaaaatcaaataaaacatgagcattgcaggaagaaacaagaagaataccctcgactactccaccgATCGATGACTGCAGGTCTTGGCCAGGCGCCTGCTACGCAGAATAAAAGCGACCCTAAGCTGGTAGGGGAAGTAACctggaagactgagggtcctgagtttGTGCCTACTGGGCTACGATacatactggacccagggaccggacatgcggatatcccctctgctggtgttacggctgctgctgctgtcgctgctgagaAGGTCTGCCTAGTTGCCTCTGctactgaggaggagccctaggagcggcgggtggaagctgagctctctgttgctgctgaggaggacgaggaggaggcaactgtggTGGCCTCTGCTattgaatggggagagggcactcacgcctccgatgcccggctTGTCCATAGCCGAAgtatacaccagaaaaggggccggaagatggtactgacgatgatgatgaagctactgtctgaaccgAAAGCTGCTGAAATCCTGACCTGCCCCTTcgtctctgctgacggtgctgcctcgaactgccggctggtgccctcctcttccggtctccaccggaactctgctctctcgacctctgggtcatagcccagtcctcctcttAAACTagtgcccgatgaacgacctggtcaaatGTCTCCAAACAGTGCCCTACCACACAactgcgaagggcaggacgcaaaccaatcacaaaacgacgagccctcatcttctcatcactggtgagatgaggaacaaatctagacaaggccaagaaacgggcctcatactgaggtacagtcatatcaccctgcactagggtctcaaactcgatcgcctgCTGGATGTGaacatgctcagggaagaacttctggtcgaaacggaccatgAACtgctcccatgtccaaacaaactaaggtccgaccatcctagatacaaaTGACCACCAATGGCGTGCCTCGCCCTAAaggagataggtcgcaagggatactctctgacccgcaggacactaaatagtgtcaaaaatcctcgcaacctcagtgcgccaagcctcggcggcagaagggtcagggtcaccactaaacctcgggggataaTGCTGCCGAAACTCTCGGGCTATTGCACTAGCacgcggtaagtcagactgcccagaaacctcagtAGTAGTAGGGTGACGagtctgcaatgcggtggcaacaagctgcatcaactgctggaaaTGCTCGACTCCTATAGTACTGTCGGAAAGGTAAGAGCggcactcgcctcaggcggaggcacgggtgcggTCGGTGGAACAGAAGCCTCCGAAACTGAAACAGCAAGCTGAGGAGgtggaataggtgggggaaccggagcaactggaggtacGGGCGCTACGGGCTCAACTAGAGGAACAGGCCtgatcgggacctcaggaatcagatcctcaacaacgggagcaggatggGTAACTCGGGtgcctcgtccacgggcaccaGGATCACGGGCGCTACGACCAATAGTGTCATGACCACAGGTGCCACATCCAcacggcatcgtctacaaaataatgacaaCGCAAGGAATtaggacaattacaggctcaatacggagcgaaaggaaggatctcgggacaatacttgtcccatgttcttggcaaacatgcgatgttatccttaGTCATTTCAGAATTACTtgctaagctctgataccaactcctgtcacgccccagactcggtaaccggaatcacaaggaacccgatggccggttctggccgtaacagcctccatagtaccccattctcggctcctgaggtaggttccggtcctgggatcctacaaggaggattttcataacagtataatcattttcaatatgggcatacccaagatcacagcaagtacatctgagaataacaaaggcacacatcgtaaaatccactataaatttgaacttttacatcatccataaggtccaaaaggacatacatgagaataaaaggaaaagggagagaaatcaacaacactggagtcctcactgctcaactttaCTCCACGCTCTTTTGCTACGGAGCCTACTTAgagtctcctacacgcatcaatcgtgcataagcttatagaagcttagagggtggtgtaagtgtgtgacaatggtgcacagaagaatagtaggaggtataaggagagaagcatgatcaatgagcatatcactagccttaccaaggcatATCATGAACGCGATGtaatgagtaatgggtgtcataccaaggcaatacatgaagggggggcttgtacagccaatgctaatgcgatgcaagtaatgtcagtgctcatatccaaaccataagtcaagtacatttccaatcataaggaaatcaccgaggtccattacactgctgaatgactgctgctctgcagaccccgcacagttaaatgagcgtaagagacctcactacccgcctgtggacaaccaatcaccaacaaggcctgaaggtagcggacccatttacgagctggtcagactcagcctagcaatgcctcctcacaccaggtaggtaaggccacacccctatctaaccgactacacgacagtgggagtcgcgacctaacggtataaggccctcgtgcgctcatgtattccacccggtcatggcattggagcagatccttggtaccatggaagttttagaaattttacccatgggcatcctatgcacccggtatgctcaactaatattttcggtgtccagacatacgaccatccacaaatactcctgtggaggtaaggctctgatgaagtaagggcgaatatccacaagctatgcaat
This DNA window, taken from Magnolia sinica isolate HGM2019 chromosome 14, MsV1, whole genome shotgun sequence, encodes the following:
- the LOC131224946 gene encoding uncharacterized protein LOC131224946, yielding MPCGCGTCGHDTIGRSARDPGARGRGTRVTHPAPVVEDLIPEVPIRPVPLVEPVAPVPPVAPVPPPIPPPQLAVSVSEASVPPTAPVPPPEASAALTFPTVL